Proteins from one Oncorhynchus masou masou isolate Uvic2021 unplaced genomic scaffold, UVic_Omas_1.1 unplaced_scaffold_3652, whole genome shotgun sequence genomic window:
- the LOC135534609 gene encoding ryanodine receptor 2-like, whose protein sequence is MSVKTRTAQGGGHRTLLYGHAVLLRHSYSGMYLCCLGTSRSSTDKLAFDVGLQEDTTGEACWWTIHPASKQRSEGEKVRVGDDLILVSVSSERYL, encoded by the exons atgtcagtgaagacacgt acGGCCCAGGGAGGGGGCCACCGCACCTTACTGTACGGACACGCTGTTCTGCTACGACACTCCTACAGCGGCATG TACCTCTGTTGCCTAGGTACCTCCCGATCCTCAACCGACAAACTGGCGTTTGATGTTGGACTGCAGGAAGACACAACAG GAGAAGCATGTTGGTGGACCATCCACCCTGCCTCCAAGCAGAggtcagagggagagaaggtccGAGTCGGGGATGACCTCATCCTAGTGAGCGTGTCATCAGAACGGTACCTG